The following coding sequences lie in one Oryza brachyantha chromosome 10, ObraRS2, whole genome shotgun sequence genomic window:
- the LOC121055555 gene encoding uncharacterized protein LOC121055555, with protein MAIRLLLILAVASFSLLAASPANAARPCHTFFISFSANPNPNGGAEVADHRAAALTTATVITVFHVRRLGPHLGHGHGHPNLHHLHSIPANIQIRRPELPSPAARAADSIQERAKDILVVVVGILFGVGCGALTAASMYLVWSVLAGAAAPSPYDELYGDEDEESSDSESPKKVGYVIIPGVESHDGGKN; from the coding sequence atggccatcCGCCTCCTCCTGATCCTCGCCGTAGcctccttctccctcctcgCTGCCTCCCCCGCCAACGCGGCGCGCCCGTGCCACACTTTCTTCATCTCCTTCTCGGCCAACCCCAACCCcaacggcggcgccgaggtgGCCGACCACCGCGCGGCCGCTCTCACGACGGCCACGGTCATCACCGTTTTCCACGTCCGCCGCCTGGGCCCCCAcctcggccacggccacggtcACCCCaacctccaccacctccactcCATCCCGGCTAACATCCAGATCCGTCGCCCTGAGCTCCCCTCCCCCGCGGCCCGAGCCGCGGATAGCATCCAGGAGCGCGCCAAGGATATCctcgtggtcgtcgtcgggaTCCTCTTCGGCGTCGGCTGCGGCGcgctcaccgccgcctccatgTACCTCGTATGGtccgtcctcgccggcgccgccgcgccctcccccTACGACGAGCTCTACGgagacgaggacgaggagtcGTCCGACTCCGAGAGCCCCAAGAAGGTCGGCTACGTCATCATCCCCGGCGTCGAGTCCCACGATGGAGGTAAGAACTAG
- the LOC102701756 gene encoding probable N-succinyldiaminopimelate aminotransferase DapC isoform X2 has translation MKRDHGLDVDPLTDFAVCCGQSEAFAAATFAVIDQGDEVLLFDPAFETYQTCIELARGVPVYVPLDPPFWSLNEDKFLKSFTNRTKAVVLNSPHNPTGKVFTKEELLIIAQACQKMDCFAITDEVYEYITYDENKHISLASLPGMQDRTIITSSLSKSYSVTGWRVGWACAPANIASAIRNIHVKLTDSAPAPFQEAALVALTSTPDFYSSLKKDYTVRRDFILQMLTDFGFHISFKPQGSIFVFAELPTSWQISDMDFVTNLITNAGVAAVPGCGFFHTSTGDSSCHHRYVRFAFCKSNDTLNSAAHKMRKLAGSDAKMRPLLMDKQFR, from the exons ATGAAGCGGGACCACGGCCTTGACGTCGACCCTCTCACCGACTTCGCCGTTTGCTGCGGCCAGTCCGAGGCCTTCGCTGCCGCGACATTCGCAG TAATCGACCAAGGGGATGAGGTTTTGCTTTTTGATCCAGCTTTCGAAACATACCAAACGTGCATTGAACTAGCCCGAGGTGTCCCT GTGTATGTGCCATTGGATCCACCCTTTTGGAGTTTGAATGAggataaatttttgaaatcatttacaaACCGGACAAAGGCAGTGGTCTTGAATAG CCCGCACAATCCAACAGGGAAGGTTTTCACCAAGGAGGAATTACTTATCATTGCTCAAGCTTGTCAGAAAATGGATTGTTTTGCAATAACTGATGAG GTTTATGAGTACATTACGTATGATGAGAACAAGCATATCTCATTGGCTTCTCTTCCAGGAATGCAAGATAGGACCATCATCACGTCCTCGCTGTCAAAATCCTACAGTGTAACTG GTTGGAGAGTTGGATGGGCTTGTGCTCCAGCAAATATTGCCTCAGCAATACGAAATATCCATGTCAAGCTAACTGATTCAGCTCCTGCACCATTCCAAGAAGCTGCATTGGTTGCTTTAACAAGCACACCAGACTTCtattcatccttgaaaaag GACTACACAGTTAGAAGAGACTTCATCCTTCAGATGCTCACAGATTTTGGCTTTCACATTAGCTTCAAGCCACAAGGCTCGATCTTTGTATTTGCTGAGCTTCCCACGTCATGGCAAATTTCAGAT ATGGACTTTGTGACAAACTTGATCACCAATGCCGGTGTGGCGGCGGTGCCTGGTTGTGGATTCTTCCACACTAGTACTGGCGACTCAAGCTGCCATCACCGGTACGTCAGGTTTGCGTTTTGCAAGAGCAATGACACCCTAAACTCTGCTGCTCACAAGATGAGGAAGCTAGCCGGCAGTGATGCAAAGATGCGACCTCTACTGATGGACAAGCAATTCAGATAG
- the LOC102701756 gene encoding probable N-succinyldiaminopimelate aminotransferase DapC isoform X1, translated as MEAKLSEATRRVAPSPIQQLSHLAERVGAVNLAEGFPDFPAPAHVKAAAAAAIAADLNQYRHVQGICDVLAKAMKRDHGLDVDPLTDFAVCCGQSEAFAAATFAVIDQGDEVLLFDPAFETYQTCIELARGVPVYVPLDPPFWSLNEDKFLKSFTNRTKAVVLNSPHNPTGKVFTKEELLIIAQACQKMDCFAITDEVYEYITYDENKHISLASLPGMQDRTIITSSLSKSYSVTGWRVGWACAPANIASAIRNIHVKLTDSAPAPFQEAALVALTSTPDFYSSLKKDYTVRRDFILQMLTDFGFHISFKPQGSIFVFAELPTSWQISDMDFVTNLITNAGVAAVPGCGFFHTSTGDSSCHHRYVRFAFCKSNDTLNSAAHKMRKLAGSDAKMRPLLMDKQFR; from the exons ATGGAGGCGAAGCTGTCGGAGGCTACGAGGCGGGTGGCGCCGTCGCCCATCCAGCAACTCTCCCACCTGGCGGAGCGCGTCGGCGCCGTCAACCTCGCCGAGGGCTTCCCCGActtccccgcgcccgcccacgtcaaggccgccgccgccgccgccatcgccgccgaccTCAACCAGTACAG GCATGTGCAGGGGATCTGCGACGTCCTCGCCAAGGCGATGAAGCGGGACCACGGCCTTGACGTCGACCCTCTCACCGACTTCGCCGTTTGCTGCGGCCAGTCCGAGGCCTTCGCTGCCGCGACATTCGCAG TAATCGACCAAGGGGATGAGGTTTTGCTTTTTGATCCAGCTTTCGAAACATACCAAACGTGCATTGAACTAGCCCGAGGTGTCCCT GTGTATGTGCCATTGGATCCACCCTTTTGGAGTTTGAATGAggataaatttttgaaatcatttacaaACCGGACAAAGGCAGTGGTCTTGAATAG CCCGCACAATCCAACAGGGAAGGTTTTCACCAAGGAGGAATTACTTATCATTGCTCAAGCTTGTCAGAAAATGGATTGTTTTGCAATAACTGATGAG GTTTATGAGTACATTACGTATGATGAGAACAAGCATATCTCATTGGCTTCTCTTCCAGGAATGCAAGATAGGACCATCATCACGTCCTCGCTGTCAAAATCCTACAGTGTAACTG GTTGGAGAGTTGGATGGGCTTGTGCTCCAGCAAATATTGCCTCAGCAATACGAAATATCCATGTCAAGCTAACTGATTCAGCTCCTGCACCATTCCAAGAAGCTGCATTGGTTGCTTTAACAAGCACACCAGACTTCtattcatccttgaaaaag GACTACACAGTTAGAAGAGACTTCATCCTTCAGATGCTCACAGATTTTGGCTTTCACATTAGCTTCAAGCCACAAGGCTCGATCTTTGTATTTGCTGAGCTTCCCACGTCATGGCAAATTTCAGAT ATGGACTTTGTGACAAACTTGATCACCAATGCCGGTGTGGCGGCGGTGCCTGGTTGTGGATTCTTCCACACTAGTACTGGCGACTCAAGCTGCCATCACCGGTACGTCAGGTTTGCGTTTTGCAAGAGCAATGACACCCTAAACTCTGCTGCTCACAAGATGAGGAAGCTAGCCGGCAGTGATGCAAAGATGCGACCTCTACTGATGGACAAGCAATTCAGATAG
- the LOC102702039 gene encoding type III polyketide synthase A-like, translating to MSGLGCCNTNDRGGNGKSHCSGGKAMLLALGKGLPEQVLPQEKVVETYLQDSSCDDPATRAKLERLCKTTTVRTRYTVMSKELLDEHPELKTEGTPTLTPRLDICNAAVLELGATAARAALGEWGRPAADITHLVYISSSELRLPGGDLFLAARLGLHPNTIRTSLLFLGCSGGAAALRTAKDIAENNPGSRVLVIAAETTVLGFRPPSPDRPYDLVGAALFGDGASAVIIGAGPITAEENPFLELQFSRQEFLPGTEKVIDGKISEEGINFKLGRDLPEKIESRIEGFCRTLMDRVGIKEFNDVFWAVHPGGPAILNRLELCLELQTEKLKISRKALMNYGNVSSNTVFYVLEYLRDELKKGVIREEWGLILAFGPGITFEGMLVRGVNRD from the exons ATGTCTGGCCTTGGATGCTGCAACACCAACGACAGGGGTGGCAATGGCAAGAGCCACTGCTCCGGTGGCAAGGCCATGCTGCTCGCGCTGGGCAAGGGCCTCCCTGAGCAAGTTCTTCCCCAGGAGAAGGTTGTCGAGACCTACCTCCAGGACTCCAGCTGTGATGACCCTGCAACAAGGGCAAAGCTCGAAAGACTTT GCAAGACCACCACAGTGAGGACAAGGTACACTGTCATGTCAAAGGAGCTCCTAGATGAGCACCCAGAGCTCAAGACCGAGGGAACTCCAACATTGACACCACGCCTGGACATCTGCAATGCTGCAGTGCTTGAACTGGGTGCTACTGCAGCCCGCGCTGCCCTTGGTGAATGGGGGCGTCCAGCAGCTGACATTACCCACCTTGTCTACATCTCATCCAGTGAGCTTCGCCTCCCTGGGGGTGACCTTTTCCTGGCAGCTCGCCTTGGCCTCCATCCAAACACCATTCGCACTTCCCTTCTCTTCCTTGGCTGCTCCGGTGGTGCTGCCGCTCTCCGCACAGCCAAGGACATTGCTGAGAACAACCCAGGGAGCCGTGTCCTTGTAATAGCTGCGGAGACAACAGTGTTAGGCTTCCGACCACCAAGTCCTGATCGCCCTTATGACCTTGTTGGTGCTGCCCTGTTTGGTGATGGCGCCTCAGCTGTGATCATTGGGGCAGGCCCCATCACTGCTGAGGAGAATCCCTTCTTGGAGCTTCAGTTCTCAAGACAGGAGTTCCTACCAGGGACTGAGAAAGTGATTGATGGCAAGATCTCTGAGGAAGGGATTAATTTCAAATTGGGCCGTGATTTGCCTGAAAAGATTGAAAGTCGTATAGAAGGGTTCTGCAGGACACTCATGGATCGGGTTGGGATAAAAGAGTTCAATGATGTATTTTGGGCTGTGCATCCTGGTGGCCCAGCAATACTGAACAGGCTAGAGCTATGCCTTGAACTCCAGACAGAGAAACTCAAGATCAGTAGAAAGGCCCTGATGAACTATGGTAATGTGAGCAGCAACACCGTCTTCTATGTTTTGGAGTATTTGAGGGATGAGTTGAAGAAAGGGGTGATAAGGGAAGAATGGGGCTTGATCTTGGCTTTTGGCCCAGGCATCACATTTGAAGGAATGCTAGTTAGAGGAGTTAACAGGGACTGA
- the LOC102720828 gene encoding uncharacterized protein LOC102720828 — protein MSLRQLLLQARRFPPSHPPPQLSGILVLFREFSDHAHKTLPAPPRHSTKQILPPQNFPCSHANPLGDRFRIDMVDSDLWPASFDLSMDLAPKNGSPDDFQENEDEEVHDSEDEIDDMRHRKKLFYKLDRGSKEFEENNVSLRHRWKREKGNAKNPKECKKVDPREFASLKAPKLKKKCTVREDEVVEAKRDRVPTFNQMTDPYHHPFCLDIHVTKGSVRACFVHRVTSRVVTVTHSISKDMKCDVGSRKGMKACAAVGAVLAKRAIEDDIHNAIYTPRKGDRIEGKIEIVLRSIIDNGVDVKVKLKQRKPTKNTLVMQNTQSR, from the exons ATGTCGCTCCGACAGCTGCTTCTCCAAGCTCGGCGGTTCCCGCCGTCTCACCCGCCTCCGCAGCTCTCAGGTATACTCGTTCTCTTCCGGGAATTTTCCGACCACGCGCACAAAACCTTACCTGCGCCGCCCCGTCACTCCACTAAGCAAATCCTGCCGCCTCAAAATTTCCCTTGCTCCCATGCCAATCCCCTTGGGGATCGCTTCCGCATTGACATGGTTGACTCTGACCTCTGGCCCGCATCCTTCGACCTGTCGATGGACCTTGCACCAAAAAATGGGAGCCCTGATGACTTTCAAGAAAATGAGGATGAAGAAGTGCATGATTCTGAAGATGAGATAGACGACATGAGGCACCGCAAGAAGCTGTTCTACAAGCTGGACAGGGGGTCCAAGGAGTTTGAGGAGAATAATGTGTCCTTGCGCCACAgatggaagagagagaaaggcaATGCAAAGAATCCAAAGGAATGCAAGAAGGTGGATCCTCGTGAATTTGCTTCTTTGAAGGCCCCGAAGCTGAAAAAGAAGTGTACAGTGCGTGAGGATGAAGTGGTTGAAGCAAAGAGGGACCGCGTGCCGACATTTAACCAGATGACCGATCCTTATCACCATCCTTTCTGTCTGGACATACATGTCACGAAGGGGTCAGTTCGTGCTTGCTTTGTGCACCGAGTGACCAGCAGGGTTGTAACAGTTACACACTCCATATCAAAGGACATGAAGTGTGATGTGGGTTCAAGGAAAGGTATGAAGGCATGTGCAGCGGTTGGGGCAGTGCTTGCAAAACGTGCAATAGAGGATGATATTCACAATGCAATTTATACACCAAGGAAAGGAGATAGGATTGAAGGGAAGATTGAGATTGTGCTGCGTTCAATTATTGATAATGGGGTTGATGTTAAGGTGAAGCTCAAGCAAAGGAAGCCAACAAAG AATACACTGGTTATGCAGAACACTCAATCTCGCTGA
- the LOC102701756 gene encoding probable N-succinyldiaminopimelate aminotransferase DapC isoform X3 has translation MEAKLSEATRRVAPSPIQQLSHLAERVGAVNLAEGFPDFPAPAHVKAAAAAAIAADLNQYRHVQGICDVLAKAMKRDHGLDVDPLTDFAVCCGQSEAFAAATFAVIDQGDEVLLFDPAFETYQTCIELARGVPVYVPLDPPFWSLNEDKFLKSFTNRTKAVVLNSPHNPTGKVFTKEELLIIAQACQKMDCFAITDEVYEYITYDENKHISLASLPGMQDRTIITSSLSKSYSVTGWRVGWACAPANIASAIRNIHVKLTDSAPAPFQEAALVALTSTPDFYSSLKKLEETSSFRCSQILAFTLASSHKARSLYLLSFPRHGKFQIWTL, from the exons ATGGAGGCGAAGCTGTCGGAGGCTACGAGGCGGGTGGCGCCGTCGCCCATCCAGCAACTCTCCCACCTGGCGGAGCGCGTCGGCGCCGTCAACCTCGCCGAGGGCTTCCCCGActtccccgcgcccgcccacgtcaaggccgccgccgccgccgccatcgccgccgaccTCAACCAGTACAG GCATGTGCAGGGGATCTGCGACGTCCTCGCCAAGGCGATGAAGCGGGACCACGGCCTTGACGTCGACCCTCTCACCGACTTCGCCGTTTGCTGCGGCCAGTCCGAGGCCTTCGCTGCCGCGACATTCGCAG TAATCGACCAAGGGGATGAGGTTTTGCTTTTTGATCCAGCTTTCGAAACATACCAAACGTGCATTGAACTAGCCCGAGGTGTCCCT GTGTATGTGCCATTGGATCCACCCTTTTGGAGTTTGAATGAggataaatttttgaaatcatttacaaACCGGACAAAGGCAGTGGTCTTGAATAG CCCGCACAATCCAACAGGGAAGGTTTTCACCAAGGAGGAATTACTTATCATTGCTCAAGCTTGTCAGAAAATGGATTGTTTTGCAATAACTGATGAG GTTTATGAGTACATTACGTATGATGAGAACAAGCATATCTCATTGGCTTCTCTTCCAGGAATGCAAGATAGGACCATCATCACGTCCTCGCTGTCAAAATCCTACAGTGTAACTG GTTGGAGAGTTGGATGGGCTTGTGCTCCAGCAAATATTGCCTCAGCAATACGAAATATCCATGTCAAGCTAACTGATTCAGCTCCTGCACCATTCCAAGAAGCTGCATTGGTTGCTTTAACAAGCACACCAGACTTCtattcatccttgaaaaag TTAGAAGAGACTTCATCCTTCAGATGCTCACAGATTTTGGCTTTCACATTAGCTTCAAGCCACAAGGCTCGATCTTTGTATTTGCTGAGCTTCCCACGTCATGGCAAATTTCAGAT ATGGACTTTGTGA
- the LOC102720553 gene encoding pentatricopeptide repeat-containing protein At1g09820-like: protein MPLATLLGHLAAGRFGRVQALTGAATAAAAHRLLGLLLRTEPLPPLPYLVSFTRWSRAHFRAPLPLRLHGLLLAGLASQGHYSLLRSELHTLAAARLHSHASILRSLPSSPSASAASAPLIADMFILALARASRPLRAYDAFLLSETSHPRHRPSTISVNALLAALVGANRVDLAEKAFRSALRRRASPDIYTFNTVISGLCRVGQLRKARDCAREIRLWGLAPSVATYNSLIDGFCKRGGAGNMYHVDMLLKEMVEAGISPSAVTFGVLTNAYCRNSNIAAAVRVFEEMKQQGIAASAAIYNVLISGLCGEGRVEEGLKMMKEMEDLGLPPNEITFGRVLNGFCKKGMVANAKDWIDGMVERNVQPSVVTYNMLIGGYRRLGKMEDAMAVKEAMAKKGISPNVRTYNCLITGFSRNGDWRSASGLRDEMKEKGIEADVVTYNVLIGALCGKGEVPKAVKLLDEMLKVGLEPNHLTYNTIIQGFCDKGNIKAAYEIRTRMEKFRKRANVVTYNVLIKYFCSLGKMEQADDLINEMLDKGLVPNTITYETIKEKMMEKGYVPDIRGCTVSQASQNPSS, encoded by the coding sequence ATGCCGCTCGCCACGCTGCtcggccacctcgccgccggccgcttcgGCCGCGTCCAGGCGCTCACgggcgccgccacggccgcggCAGCGCACCGCCtgctcggcctcctcctccgcaccGAGCCGCTGCCTCCCCTCCCGTACCTCGTCTCCTTCACGCGGTGGTCGCGCGCCCACTTCCGCGCGCCGCTCCCGCTCCGTCTACAcgggctcctcctcgccggcctcgccTCCCAGGGGCATTAcagcctcctccgctccgAGCTCCAcactctcgccgccgcgcgcctccaCTCCCACGCATCCATCCTgcgctccctcccctcctccccctctgcGTCGGCCGCATCCGCGCCGCTCATCGCCGACATGTTCATCCTCGCCCTCGCCAGAGCCTCCCGCCCCCTCAGGGCCTACGACGCGTTCCTCCTCTCCGAGACGAGCCACCCGCGGCACCGCCCGTCCACCATCTCCGTTAACGCCCTGCTCGCTGCTCTCGTCGGCGCCAATCGGGTCGACCTCGCCGAGAAGGCCTTCAGGAgcgcgctgcggcggcgcgcgtcACCGGACATCTACACCTTCAACACCGTCATCTCTGGCCTCTGCAGGGTCGGCCAGCTCCGCAAAGCCCGCGATTGCGCTAGGGAGATCAGGTTATGGGGTCTAGCTCCTTCCGTGGCCACCTACAATAGCCTAATCGATGGATTCTGCAAGAGGGGTGGAGCTGGGAACATGTACCATGTAGATATGCTATTGAAGGAGATGGTCGAAGCTGGGATCTCGCCAAGTGCGGTTACATTTGGCGTGCTGACTAATGCATATTGCAGGAACTCGAACATTGCTGCTGCGGTGAGAGTCTTCGAGGAGATGAAGCAGCAGGGGATTGCTGCGAGTGCTGCGATATATAATGTGCTGATTTCAGGTCTCTGCGGCGAGGGGAGGGTAGAGGAAGGGCTGAAGATGATGAAGGAGATGGAGGATTTGGGGCTGCCACCCAATGAGATCACCTTTGGCCGTGTTCTGAATGGGTTCTGTAAGAAGGGCATGGTGGCAAATGCCAAGGATTGGATTGATGGTATGGTAGAGAGAAATGTGCAACCTAGTGTAGTTACTTACAATATGTTGATCGGTGGGTATCGCCGGCTTGGAAAGATGGAGGATGCAATGGCGGTGAAGGAGGCAATGGCAAAAAAGGGGATCAGTCCAAACGTCAGAACATATAATTGCCTGATAACAGGGTTTAGCCGTAATGGGGATTGGAGGAGTGCTTCTGGCCTTCGGGATGAGATGAAGGAGAAAGGTATTGAAGCAGATGTCGTCACTTACAATGTGCTTATTGGTGCGTTGTGTGGCAAAGGTGAGGTGCCAAAAGCTGTAAAGCTCTTGGATGAAATGCTGAAAGTTGGATTGGAGCCGAACCATCTGACATACAACACCATAATACAGGGGTTCTGTGACAAGGGTAACATTAAAGCTGCCTACGAAATTAGAACTAGGATGGAAAAATTTCGGAAACGGGCAAATGTGGTTACGTACAATGTGTTGATCAAGTATTTCTGCAGCTTGGGGAAGATGGAGCAAGCTGATGATCTCATCAATGAGATGTTGGATAAAGGGCTAGTTCCAAACACGATCACATATGAAACGATCAAGGAGAAGATGATGGAAAAAGGTTATGTACCAGATATTAGAGGATGCACTGTCTCACAAGCTTCTCAAAACCCATCATCCTGA